The proteins below come from a single Corylus avellana chromosome ca3, CavTom2PMs-1.0 genomic window:
- the LOC132175658 gene encoding phospholipase A1-Ibeta2, chloroplastic gives MMASMLPANNIQMFQARQNSFKCQMSPLNPLTRSSSSSFSTSCSLSQTLKPETPTRLHLANLEKLLQTTAPPDRKPVLQDSNNGSVEVKGKGPLEGLNLARLMWPEMKAAEEMSPRHLNRLQRLLSKTDEYSPRNNLGSKWREYHGSNHWKGLLDPLDENLRREVVRYGEFIQAAYHSFHSDPAMSAQEPPQPHHVALSDRSYKVTKSLYATSSIGLPKWVDDVAPDLGWMTQRSSWIGYVAVCDDKREINRMGRRDIIIALRGTSTCLEWAENFRAQLADINPTTTHGQAKVECGFLSLYKTPGAHVPSLAESVIDEIKRLMELYKGETLSITVTGHSLGAALALLVADDISTCAPDVPPVAVFSFGGPRVGNRGFADRIKTNNVKVLRIVNSQDVITRVPGTLMSEELDQKLRNTKVGGVLDMLDRNMPLSYSHVGEELRVDTKMSPYLKPNADMACCHDLEAYLHLVDGFMASNCPFRANAKRSLVRLLKDQRANVKKLYTSKAKSLSLNLETPRLPSMSGCLPSPS, from the coding sequence atgATGGCTTCCATGCTTCCCGCTAACAATATCCAAATGTTTCAGGCCAGACAGAACAGTTTCAAATGCCAAATGTCTCCGTTAAACCCATTAACaagatcttcttcttcttctttttctacttCTTGTTCTTTATCACAGACTCTGAAACCGGAAACACCAACGCGGTTACACCTAGCCAACCTCGAAAAACTTCTACAAACAACAGCGCCGCCGGACCGGAAACCGGTTCTTCAAGATTCCAATAATGGGTCTGTCGAAGTTAAAGGAAAAGGACCTCTGGAGGGGCTTAATTTGGCTAGACTTATGTGGCCGGAAATGAAGGCGGCCGAGGAAATGTCCCCCAGACATCTCAACCGCCTGCAACGGCTCCTGTCGAAGACAGACGAATACTCCCCGAGAAACAATCTCGGTAGCAAATGGCGGGAGTACCACGGCAGCAACCACTGGAAAGGGCTTCTGGATCCGCTCGACGAGAATCTCCGGCGAGAGGTGGTCAGGTACGGCGAGTTTATCCAAGCAGCCTACCATTCCTTCCACTCCGACCCTGCCATGTCGGCTCAGGAGCCTCCGCAGCCGCACCACGTGGCGCTCTCGGACAGGTCCTATAAAGTCACCAAGAGCCTCTATGCGACGTCGTCTATCGGATTGCCGAAGTGGGTCGATGACGTGGCGCCGGATCTTGGCTGGATGACCCAGCGGTCCAGCTGGATCGGTTATGTCGCGGTCTGCGACGACAAGCGGGAGATCAACCGGATGGGGCGGAGGGATATCATCATCGCCCTCCGGGGGACCTCCACGTGTCTCGAGTGGGCCGAGAATTTCAGGGCCCAACTTGCCGATATTAACCCGACGACGACCCACGGGCAAGCCAAAGTCGAATGCGGGTTCTTGAGCCTCTACAAGACACCCGGCGCTCACGTGCCCAGCCTAGCCGAGTCGGTGATCGACGAAATCAAAAGGCTCATGGAGTTGTACAAAGGCGAGACGCTAAGCATCACCGTCACCGGCCACAGCCTCGGCGCCGCCTTGGCTTTACTAGTCGCTGACGATATAAGCACGTGCGCCCCCGACGTACCTCCGGTCGCAGTTTTCTCCTTCGGCGGCCCTCGCGTCGGCAACAGAGGCTTCGCCGACCGCATCAAGACTAACAACGTTAAAGTTCTACGAATCGTCAACTCCCAAGACGTCATCACCAGGGTCCCCGGCACCCTCATGAGCGAGGAGCTCGACCAGAAACTAAGAAACACGAAGGTCGGTGGTGTGCTCGACATGCTCGACAGAAACATGCCGTTGTCGTACTCGCACGTGGGAGAAGAGCTACGTGTTGATACGAAGATGTCGCCGTACTTGAAGCCCAACGCTGACATGGCATGCTGCCATGACCTGGAGGCGTACCTCCACCTGGTGGACGGATTCATGGCGTCAAACTGTCCGTTCAGAGCAAATGCAAAGAGAAGTTTAGTGAGGTTGCTCAAGGATCAAAGAGCTaatgtgaaaaaattgtatACCAGCAAGGCAAAAAGCTTGAGTTTAAATCTTGAAACACCGCGGCTGCCCAGTATGTCTGGTTGCTTGCCAAGCCcatcttga